One genomic window of Gloeomargarita sp. SKYB120 includes the following:
- the argS gene encoding arginine--tRNA ligase codes for MQTPLTAIHHHLIAAIRQCLGQADWLPVESLVVPASRPEFGDFQSNIALTLAKPLGQKPRDLATAIVRQLPSNAPYEPPEVAGPGFINFRLQKTYVESWLKHQMQDPRCGVPQAAQPETVIVDFSSPNIAKEMHVGHLRSTIIGDCLARLFEFLGHRVLRLNHVGDWGTQFGMLIAYLQEVHPEFFTGQKEVDLGDLVAFYRQAKQRFDSDENFQNRARQMVVKLQAGDSELIAAWKFLCELSRREFQQIYDLLDVQLVERGESFYNPFLADVVAELKAKGLAVLDQGAWCVFVEGFTSPDGSPLPLIIQK; via the coding sequence ATGCAGACGCCCTTGACGGCAATTCATCATCATCTCATCGCTGCGATTCGCCAGTGTTTGGGACAAGCCGATTGGTTGCCGGTGGAATCGTTAGTCGTACCAGCAAGTCGGCCCGAATTTGGTGATTTTCAGTCCAACATCGCCTTAACGCTGGCCAAACCCCTAGGGCAAAAACCCCGCGACTTGGCAACCGCCATTGTGCGGCAACTACCCAGCAATGCCCCCTATGAACCACCCGAAGTAGCTGGGCCAGGGTTTATCAATTTTCGTCTGCAAAAAACCTATGTCGAATCCTGGTTAAAACACCAGATGCAAGACCCGCGGTGTGGTGTGCCACAGGCAGCCCAACCCGAGACCGTAATTGTGGATTTTTCCAGCCCCAACATCGCCAAAGAAATGCACGTGGGGCACTTGCGCTCGACCATTATTGGCGATTGCTTGGCGCGGTTGTTTGAATTTTTGGGGCACCGGGTGCTGCGGCTGAATCACGTGGGCGACTGGGGCACCCAATTTGGGATGCTCATTGCCTATCTCCAGGAGGTTCACCCGGAGTTTTTTACAGGGCAAAAAGAGGTGGACCTGGGCGATTTGGTGGCTTTTTATCGCCAGGCTAAACAACGCTTTGATAGCGATGAAAACTTCCAAAACCGGGCGCGACAAATGGTGGTGAAACTACAAGCGGGCGACTCGGAATTGATAGCTGCCTGGAAGTTTTTATGCGAGCTGTCGCGCCGGGAATTTCAGCAAATCTATGACCTATTGGATGTGCAACTGGTAGAGCGGGGTGAGTCCTTTTACAACCCATTTCTTGCGGATGTCGTTGCGGAATTAAAGGCCAAAGGTCTGGCGGTTTTGGACCAGGGGGCCTGGTGTGTTTTTGTAGAAGGATTCACCAGTCCCGATGGGAGTCCCCTGCCCTTGATTATCCAGAAAT
- a CDS encoding NDP-sugar synthase — MAYKGMILAAGKGTRVRPITYTIPKPMIPILERPVMEFLVDLLRRHGITQIMVNVSHLAHQIENYFRDGQRFGVQIAYSFEGRIVEGELIGEALGSAGGMKRIQEFNEFHPFFDDTFVVLCGDALIDLDLTAAIRWHHQKRALATIVTKVVPWEEVSNYGVVVTDADHRIRSFQEKPSRQEARSNQINTGIYIFEPEIFDYIPSGQVYDLGSQLFPRLVEMELPFYALPMEFEWIDIGKVPDYWRTVQMVLQGQVPHVPIPGQQIRPGIYTGLNVAVDWSKVHVQGPVYIGGMTRIEPGVTIIGPAMIGPNCRICRNACVERSIIFEYSRLGEGVHLKDKLVFGRYCVDKSGATIDLQKAALDWLITDARCEEPAPFVPTRPVQ, encoded by the coding sequence ATGGCCTACAAAGGAATGATTCTCGCTGCTGGGAAAGGTACTCGGGTGCGTCCGATTACCTATACCATTCCCAAGCCCATGATTCCCATCCTAGAGCGGCCCGTGATGGAGTTCTTGGTGGATCTGCTGCGGCGGCACGGCATTACCCAGATCATGGTCAATGTCAGCCACTTGGCCCATCAGATTGAGAATTACTTTCGGGATGGGCAACGCTTTGGGGTGCAGATTGCCTACTCGTTTGAGGGGCGCATCGTCGAAGGAGAACTCATCGGGGAAGCGCTGGGGTCTGCCGGGGGGATGAAACGCATCCAAGAATTTAACGAATTTCACCCCTTTTTCGATGACACGTTTGTGGTTTTGTGCGGCGATGCCCTAATTGATTTGGATTTAACCGCAGCCATCCGCTGGCATCATCAAAAACGGGCCTTGGCAACGATTGTGACGAAAGTGGTTCCCTGGGAAGAGGTGTCGAACTACGGGGTGGTGGTCACCGATGCGGACCATCGCATTCGCTCCTTCCAGGAAAAACCATCCCGCCAGGAAGCCCGCAGCAACCAAATCAACACGGGGATTTATATTTTTGAGCCGGAAATTTTTGACTACATCCCCAGCGGCCAGGTGTACGATTTGGGGAGTCAATTGTTTCCCCGGCTGGTGGAGATGGAGCTGCCGTTTTACGCCTTGCCGATGGAATTTGAATGGATTGATATTGGCAAAGTCCCGGATTACTGGCGCACGGTGCAAATGGTGCTGCAAGGACAAGTGCCCCACGTCCCGATTCCAGGGCAACAGATTCGTCCGGGCATCTACACGGGGTTAAACGTGGCGGTGGACTGGTCAAAAGTGCATGTACAAGGGCCGGTGTACATTGGGGGGATGACGCGCATTGAACCGGGGGTGACAATCATCGGCCCGGCGATGATTGGTCCCAACTGCCGCATCTGTCGCAACGCCTGTGTGGAACGGAGTATTATTTTTGAGTACTCGCGGTTGGGGGAAGGGGTGCATTTGAAAGATAAGTTGGTGTTTGGGCGGTATTGTGTGGATAAAAGCGGGGCGACGATTGATTTACAAAAAGCGGCGCTCGACTGGCTCATTACCGATGCCCGTTGTGAGGAACCGGCGCCTTTTGTCCCTACCCGACCTGTGCAGTGA
- the folD gene encoding bifunctional methylenetetrahydrofolate dehydrogenase/methenyltetrahydrofolate cyclohydrolase FolD → MPAQLLDGKALAQHIRAQLQTWLAETIPQVGRPPGLGVIWVGDNPASAAYVGQKQKACAQVGIATFGGHFPADITQTELTALIEQLNQDERVDGILVQLPLPEHLDSTKLLHLIDPDKDVDGLHPVNLGKLVRGEPGLQSCTPAGVMRLLRHYQIPLAGQRAVVVGRSTLVGKPLGLLLLAADATVTMAHSRTVDLPELTRQADILVSAAGRAGLIGPAMVKPGAVVVDVGINRTEKGLVGDVDFAAVQPVAGWLTPVPGGVGPMTVAQLLINTVQSYGRRYGLGIPF, encoded by the coding sequence ATGCCGGCCCAGCTACTCGACGGAAAAGCCCTCGCGCAACATATTAGAGCCCAGTTACAGACCTGGTTGGCCGAGACCATTCCCCAGGTGGGACGCCCTCCTGGCCTTGGGGTGATTTGGGTGGGGGACAACCCGGCAAGTGCCGCTTACGTGGGTCAAAAGCAGAAAGCTTGCGCCCAGGTGGGGATTGCCACCTTCGGCGGCCATTTCCCAGCCGATATCACCCAGACAGAGTTGACCGCGCTGATTGAGCAGTTAAACCAAGATGAACGCGTGGATGGGATTCTGGTGCAATTGCCCTTGCCGGAACACCTTGACAGTACAAAACTCTTACATCTGATTGACCCTGACAAGGACGTGGACGGGCTGCATCCGGTGAACCTGGGCAAGCTGGTGCGGGGCGAACCAGGACTCCAAAGTTGCACACCAGCAGGAGTGATGCGGTTGCTACGCCATTACCAGATTCCCTTGGCCGGTCAGCGCGCTGTGGTGGTGGGGCGGAGTACGCTGGTGGGGAAACCGTTGGGTCTGTTGCTGCTAGCTGCCGATGCAACGGTAACCATGGCCCACTCCCGCACAGTGGATTTGCCGGAACTGACGCGCCAGGCGGATATTCTAGTCAGCGCCGCAGGACGGGCGGGGTTGATTGGGCCAGCGATGGTCAAACCAGGAGCAGTGGTGGTGGATGTGGGGATTAACAGAACGGAGAAAGGACTGGTGGGGGATGTGGATTTTGCCGCCGTGCAGCCTGTTGCTGGTTGGTTGACGCCGGTGCCGGGGGGCGTCGGGCCGATGACTGTGGCGCAATTGCTCATCAACACGGTGCAGAGTTATGGGCGACGTTACGGGTTGGGGATACCGTTTTAA
- the psbU gene encoding photosystem II complex extrinsic protein PsbU: MAILQNVLGGLVAMNALWRALCWLGVTLALWWGLSQPLWAAETPSVGLNPVDAKLATSYGKKIDLNNANITAFRKLRGMYPTIAKLIVTNAPYERVEDVLNIPGLTEQQKEILRSHLDEFTVTEPETALVIDRINNGIYR, encoded by the coding sequence GTGGCAATTCTGCAAAACGTGTTGGGAGGTTTGGTGGCAATGAACGCACTATGGCGTGCCCTGTGCTGGCTAGGTGTAACCCTGGCACTGTGGTGGGGGTTGAGTCAGCCCCTGTGGGCGGCAGAGACCCCAAGCGTTGGTCTGAATCCGGTAGATGCCAAGCTGGCGACGTCTTACGGTAAAAAAATTGACCTGAATAACGCCAACATCACGGCGTTTAGGAAGTTGCGGGGGATGTACCCGACGATTGCCAAGTTGATTGTGACCAATGCCCCCTATGAAAGGGTGGAGGACGTGCTAAATATCCCCGGCCTCACCGAACAGCAGAAGGAAATTCTGCGGTCGCACCTCGACGAATTTACGGTTACGGAGCCGGAAACCGCCCTGGTGATTGACCGGATCAACAACGGCATTTACCGCTAA
- the nadB gene encoding L-aspartate oxidase has product MTVPPPEFDVLVIGGGAAGLYGALSLPTTLRVGLLTKDPLELSASGWAQGGIAAVTDPEDSYALHVQDTLRAGAGLCDSQAVQFLVSHGAECIQRLLALGVAFDRYGEGLALTLEAAHSRPRILHAADSTGRELVSTLAEQVLQQPHIQVFDQALAVDLWVVEGRCYGVQVWYRGDIQVWRAKAVVLATGGGGQLFYPTTNPPASTGDGVAMAWRAGATLRDLEFVQFHPTALAIPGAPALLISEAVRGEGAHLLNHQGERFLLRYHPDAELAPRYVVSRAIFQELTHTGQAHVWLDMRPMDPDRVEQRFPNILRTCRQWGIDPLKEPIPVAPAAHYWMGGVLTDLQARTTLPGLYAVGEVASTGVHGANRLASNSLLECLVFGAQLRTIELTPLPGAEPPAIATGAVDWEGLQQVRYALPRLMSQQAGIARDEAGLSSALTQVQDWRRQFPALPPATRDFDQIRLWSETRNLLDCAYLLLQSALRRRESRGSHYRLDYPEPAPAFQAHTLVQGEQWQWAPVVDLGA; this is encoded by the coding sequence ATGACCGTACCGCCTCCGGAATTTGACGTCTTAGTTATCGGCGGTGGTGCGGCGGGACTGTACGGGGCGCTGTCGCTCCCAACCACACTGCGGGTGGGGCTCCTGACCAAAGACCCGCTGGAGCTATCAGCTAGCGGCTGGGCGCAGGGGGGGATTGCCGCCGTGACCGATCCGGAAGACTCCTACGCCCTGCATGTGCAAGACACCTTACGGGCTGGCGCTGGGCTGTGCGACTCCCAGGCGGTGCAGTTTTTGGTCTCCCACGGCGCCGAGTGCATCCAGCGGTTGTTGGCATTGGGGGTAGCGTTTGACCGCTATGGGGAAGGGTTGGCTTTGACGCTGGAAGCAGCCCACTCTCGACCTCGTATTCTCCACGCTGCCGATAGCACGGGGCGGGAGTTGGTAAGCACCCTCGCCGAACAGGTGTTGCAGCAGCCCCATATTCAGGTGTTTGACCAGGCCCTAGCGGTGGATCTGTGGGTGGTTGAGGGGCGTTGCTACGGGGTACAGGTCTGGTATCGGGGAGACATCCAAGTTTGGCGAGCCAAAGCCGTGGTTCTGGCAACAGGCGGGGGCGGTCAGTTGTTTTATCCCACGACGAACCCGCCGGCGAGCACGGGAGATGGCGTGGCTATGGCCTGGCGGGCTGGGGCAACGCTGCGGGATCTGGAGTTTGTGCAGTTTCACCCAACGGCGCTGGCCATTCCAGGTGCACCCGCCCTGTTGATTTCGGAAGCTGTGCGAGGCGAAGGCGCTCATCTACTCAACCACCAGGGGGAACGGTTCCTGCTGCGTTATCATCCGGACGCGGAGCTGGCTCCCCGCTACGTAGTTAGCCGGGCGATTTTTCAGGAATTGACGCACACGGGTCAGGCCCACGTGTGGTTGGACATGCGACCCATGGACCCCGACCGCGTCGAACAACGGTTTCCCAACATCCTACGCACCTGTCGCCAGTGGGGCATTGACCCCCTGAAGGAACCCATCCCGGTCGCCCCCGCAGCCCATTATTGGATGGGAGGGGTATTGACGGATTTACAGGCCCGCACCACGCTTCCGGGATTGTACGCCGTTGGGGAGGTAGCGAGTACGGGGGTGCATGGCGCCAATCGCCTGGCAAGTAATTCCCTGCTGGAGTGTCTGGTGTTTGGGGCGCAACTGCGAACCATCGAACTGACTCCCTTGCCGGGAGCTGAACCCCCGGCGATTGCTACGGGAGCCGTGGACTGGGAGGGGTTGCAGCAGGTACGGTACGCCTTGCCCCGCTTGATGAGCCAGCAGGCGGGTATTGCGCGGGATGAAGCTGGCTTAAGTAGCGCGTTAACCCAGGTGCAGGATTGGCGGCGTCAGTTCCCGGCTCTGCCGCCAGCGACCCGGGATTTTGACCAGATACGCCTGTGGAGTGAAACCCGCAATCTGCTAGACTGCGCCTACCTGCTGCTCCAGAGCGCCCTGCGGCGGCGAGAATCCCGGGGGAGCCACTACCGCCTGGACTATCCTGAACCTGCGCCTGCGTTTCAGGCCCACACCCTGGTTCAGGGGGAGCAGTGGCAATGGGCGCCGGTGGTGGATTTGGGCGCCTGA
- the cphA gene encoding cyanophycin synthetase produces MRILQVLTLRGPNYWSIWRHRLIVLRLDLEEWDERYTSQLRGFYDDLVSLLPSLEEHFCSPGCRGGFLQRVREGTLLGHVVEHVALELQTLAGMPVHFGRTRETATRGVYNVVYEYQYEQAGRYAGRAAVRICETLARGRRYPQRELEADLQELRELKQAASLGLTTDALIQEAEQRGIPWVCLPAREIVQLGYGIHQRRLQAAQTDRTSILGVELAGDKDSTKRLLQAAGIPVPKGEVIRRFDDLEAAIDAVGGFPVVIKPLDGNHGRGITLNICTYPDAERAYDLAKAESKSGAVMVERYHQGNDYRVLVVGGQVVAAARRIPAHVTGDGRSTIRELVAQLNQDPRRGEGHANVLTRIELDESSEWVLRQQGYRLDTILRRGEIAYLKNTANLSTGGMAVDCTDQIHPENRWLCERAARWVGLDIAGIDLITPDISQPLRQVDGVIVEVNAAPGLRMHLQPSAGTPRNVCAPILDLLFPNGQTGEIPIVAITGTNGKTTTTRLTAHLCQQTGKVVGYTTTDGTYIGTHLVDPGDNTGPQSARLILNDPTVEIAVLESARGGILRSGLAFARCQVGVVLNVAADHLGSYDIDTLEQMAMVKSVVAEVVRPEGLAVLNAEDELVAAMAQRVKSQVAYFSLHPEHPTFQRHVQQGGLGATVRDGEILLVKGEQVLPVVPVHEVPLTLGGTVKFMVANALAATLAAYGVGVTLEQIRQGLRSFQASVEQTPGRMNLLPVRDFYVLVDYAHNAHGYQAVGDFVNTWRQGERIGVIGAPGDRRDQDLREIGRVAAQLFDRLIVKEDDDPRGRRRGEAAEWITVGIRESAANPLLQVILDETTAIQTALRQARSGDLVVIFPERVQRTLQLVREAQRL; encoded by the coding sequence ATGCGAATTCTACAGGTATTGACGTTGCGCGGACCGAATTACTGGAGCATTTGGCGGCATCGTTTGATTGTGTTGCGGTTGGATTTGGAAGAATGGGATGAACGCTACACCAGTCAACTGCGGGGCTTCTACGACGACCTCGTGAGCCTGTTGCCATCATTGGAGGAGCATTTTTGTTCGCCTGGTTGCCGAGGCGGGTTTTTGCAGCGGGTGCGTGAAGGGACGTTGCTAGGGCATGTGGTGGAGCATGTGGCCTTGGAGTTGCAAACCCTGGCGGGGATGCCGGTCCATTTTGGTCGCACTCGGGAGACGGCGACGCGGGGCGTGTACAACGTGGTTTATGAGTACCAGTACGAACAGGCCGGGCGCTACGCAGGACGGGCGGCGGTTCGCATTTGTGAAACCTTGGCTAGGGGCCGACGTTACCCGCAGCGGGAGTTGGAGGCGGATTTGCAGGAATTGCGGGAACTGAAACAGGCGGCCTCCCTGGGGTTGACCACCGACGCCCTGATCCAGGAAGCGGAACAGCGGGGCATTCCCTGGGTCTGTTTGCCAGCGCGGGAGATTGTGCAACTGGGCTATGGCATTCACCAGCGGCGACTCCAGGCGGCCCAGACCGACCGCACCAGCATCCTGGGCGTGGAACTGGCGGGGGACAAAGACAGCACGAAACGTTTGCTTCAGGCGGCGGGGATACCGGTGCCCAAGGGCGAAGTGATCCGGCGGTTTGACGACCTAGAAGCGGCGATTGACGCCGTGGGCGGGTTCCCGGTGGTGATCAAACCTTTGGACGGCAACCATGGCCGGGGCATTACCCTGAATATTTGCACCTACCCCGACGCCGAACGCGCCTACGACCTGGCCAAGGCGGAATCCAAAAGCGGGGCGGTGATGGTGGAGCGCTATCACCAGGGAAATGACTACCGCGTGCTGGTGGTGGGGGGACAAGTCGTGGCGGCAGCCCGACGGATACCGGCCCATGTCACTGGCGATGGACGCTCGACAATTCGGGAACTGGTGGCGCAGTTGAATCAGGACCCCCGCCGGGGAGAAGGCCATGCCAATGTGCTCACCCGCATCGAGTTGGACGAGAGCAGCGAGTGGGTGCTCCGCCAGCAGGGCTATCGCCTGGACACCATCCTGCGCCGGGGCGAGATTGCCTACCTGAAAAACACCGCCAACCTCAGCACAGGGGGCATGGCGGTGGACTGCACCGACCAAATCCACCCGGAAAATCGTTGGCTGTGTGAACGGGCCGCCCGCTGGGTGGGGTTAGACATCGCCGGCATTGACCTGATTACCCCCGACATCAGCCAGCCATTGCGCCAGGTAGACGGGGTGATTGTGGAGGTGAACGCCGCTCCCGGTCTGCGGATGCATCTGCAACCTAGCGCCGGCACCCCCCGCAACGTCTGCGCGCCCATCCTGGACTTGCTCTTTCCCAACGGTCAAACCGGCGAGATTCCCATCGTGGCGATTACCGGCACCAACGGCAAAACCACCACGACGCGCTTGACAGCCCACCTGTGTCAACAGACGGGCAAGGTGGTGGGTTATACGACCACCGACGGCACCTACATCGGCACCCACTTAGTGGACCCTGGGGACAACACTGGCCCCCAGAGCGCTCGCCTGATTCTCAACGACCCTACGGTGGAAATAGCCGTGTTGGAAAGCGCGCGGGGCGGCATTCTCCGGTCGGGCCTGGCGTTTGCCCGCTGCCAGGTGGGGGTGGTGTTGAACGTGGCCGCAGACCACCTGGGGAGCTACGACATTGACACCCTGGAGCAGATGGCAATGGTCAAAAGCGTGGTGGCGGAAGTGGTGCGGCCCGAGGGGTTGGCGGTGCTGAACGCCGAGGATGAACTGGTGGCGGCCATGGCCCAGCGGGTTAAAAGCCAGGTAGCCTATTTCAGCCTGCATCCAGAACACCCGACATTCCAGCGCCATGTGCAGCAGGGAGGACTGGGTGCCACGGTGCGTGACGGCGAGATCCTCTTGGTTAAAGGAGAACAGGTCTTGCCCGTCGTACCCGTCCACGAGGTGCCCTTGACCCTAGGGGGCACGGTGAAATTCATGGTGGCCAATGCCCTAGCAGCGACCTTAGCGGCCTACGGGGTGGGAGTGACTCTTGAGCAAATTCGCCAGGGATTGCGCAGCTTCCAGGCCTCTGTCGAGCAGACGCCAGGCCGCATGAATCTGTTGCCGGTCAGGGACTTTTACGTATTGGTGGACTACGCCCACAATGCCCACGGCTACCAGGCGGTGGGGGATTTTGTAAACACCTGGCGCCAGGGGGAACGCATCGGCGTCATCGGCGCACCGGGAGACCGGCGGGACCAGGATTTGCGGGAAATCGGGCGAGTGGCGGCCCAGCTGTTTGACCGGCTGATTGTCAAGGAGGACGATGACCCACGGGGCCGACGCCGGGGCGAAGCGGCGGAGTGGATTACGGTGGGCATACGAGAGTCCGCCGCCAACCCCCTATTGCAGGTGATCCTGGACGAGACCACCGCGATTCAAACGGCCCTCCGCCAGGCCCGCAGCGGCGACCTGGTGGTGATCTTTCCCGAGCGCGTCCAACGCACGCTGCAACTGGTGCGCGAGGCCCAGCGTCTGTGA
- the era gene encoding GTPase Era has protein sequence MSDDFRSGFVALIGRPNVGKSTLLNRLVGQKVAITSPVAQTTRNRLRGILTLPQGQIILVDTPGIHKPHHRLGEILVQNAQSAVKSVDVVLFLVDGSQPAGGGDQFIADWLATQKTPVLIGMNKCDAQPRNQAEATTQSYQQLLPNAPVLAFSALTGEGIPELQERLLQMLPPGPCYYPPDMVTDQPERFLMAELIREQILHLTREEVPHSVAVTIDKVEELPRVTRIFATIIVERPSQKAILIGHQGQMLKTIGSRARAEMQKLVDGPVYLELFVKVEPKWRETPHLLRDLGYRPEP, from the coding sequence GTGAGTGATGATTTTCGTTCGGGATTTGTGGCCTTGATTGGTCGCCCCAACGTGGGGAAATCTACCCTGCTCAACCGGCTGGTGGGGCAAAAAGTCGCCATCACCTCCCCTGTGGCCCAGACCACCCGCAATCGCCTGCGCGGCATTCTCACCTTGCCCCAGGGCCAGATCATCCTGGTGGATACGCCGGGGATTCACAAGCCCCATCACCGCCTAGGGGAAATCCTGGTGCAAAACGCCCAGAGCGCCGTCAAATCGGTGGATGTGGTGCTGTTTTTGGTGGATGGCAGTCAACCTGCCGGTGGAGGAGACCAATTCATCGCCGATTGGCTCGCCACGCAAAAAACGCCCGTTTTGATCGGGATGAACAAGTGCGACGCCCAGCCCCGCAACCAAGCGGAAGCGACAACCCAGAGCTATCAACAACTACTCCCTAACGCGCCGGTGCTGGCCTTTTCCGCCTTGACCGGGGAAGGCATTCCTGAATTGCAGGAACGGTTGTTGCAGATGTTGCCCCCGGGCCCCTGCTACTACCCCCCTGACATGGTCACTGACCAGCCCGAACGGTTCCTCATGGCGGAACTAATTCGGGAACAAATCCTGCATTTGACCCGCGAGGAGGTCCCCCATTCCGTGGCCGTGACCATTGACAAGGTAGAGGAACTCCCTCGGGTGACCCGCATCTTTGCCACCATCATCGTCGAGCGCCCGTCCCAAAAAGCGATCCTGATTGGGCACCAGGGACAAATGCTGAAAACGATAGGCAGTCGCGCCCGCGCCGAGATGCAAAAATTGGTGGATGGCCCCGTGTACCTGGAACTGTTTGTGAAAGTGGAGCCGAAATGGCGGGAAACACCCCATCTCCTGCGGGACTTAGGCTACCGACCGGAACCCTGA
- a CDS encoding dihydroorotase: protein MAGNTPSPAGLRLPTGTLTGDLLLRQVRLLDPTTQRDAITDVWLRRGTIQAIGEDLPNPENVPEYPASGWWMGPGLVDLYSQSSEPGYEGRETLDQLVQQALSGGFTRLTLLPHTRPVVDNAAVVTWWQQQQARFPVRLQLWGALTQGARGEQMAELRELAQAGVVGFGEGRPCVRWELLQQLLRYAQPLGKPVALWPRDHSTYGVARPGMGSLMLGLPEMPIATETAVLAGIVEWVRLCPTPVHLMRISTARSVALVAQAKDAGLPITASTPWTHLLWDSSHLSTYNPYLRFDPPLGHPEDRQALIQGLKTGVIDAIAVDHQAYTYEEKTVPFPVAPPGLAGLGMALSYLWGGLVATGLLTPLELWSALSTKPLTCLGLVPTPLLPGQPAECTLFAPDETPLPTLPLPGTPRGRVQCVLTGD, encoded by the coding sequence ATGGCGGGAAACACCCCATCTCCTGCGGGACTTAGGCTACCGACCGGAACCCTGACCGGCGACCTGCTGCTACGACAAGTGCGGCTGCTTGACCCAACCACCCAGCGGGATGCCATCACCGATGTCTGGCTGCGACGGGGGACGATTCAGGCCATCGGCGAAGATTTACCCAACCCGGAAAACGTCCCCGAATATCCGGCGTCGGGCTGGTGGATGGGGCCGGGGCTGGTGGACCTGTACAGCCAAAGCAGCGAACCGGGTTACGAAGGACGGGAAACCCTGGACCAACTGGTGCAGCAGGCCCTTAGCGGAGGCTTTACCCGGCTGACGCTGTTACCCCATACCCGCCCCGTCGTGGACAACGCAGCGGTGGTGACCTGGTGGCAACAACAACAAGCTCGTTTTCCCGTCCGCCTGCAACTGTGGGGCGCCCTGACCCAAGGAGCCAGAGGGGAACAGATGGCGGAATTGCGGGAGCTAGCCCAGGCGGGGGTAGTTGGCTTCGGCGAGGGACGTCCCTGTGTCCGCTGGGAACTGCTCCAGCAGCTTCTCCGTTACGCTCAGCCGCTAGGAAAGCCTGTGGCGTTGTGGCCTCGGGATCACAGCACCTACGGGGTCGCCCGGCCCGGAATGGGGAGTTTGATGCTGGGGTTGCCGGAAATGCCCATTGCCACTGAGACCGCGGTATTGGCCGGGATTGTGGAATGGGTGCGGCTGTGCCCGACGCCGGTGCATCTGATGCGCATTTCGACCGCCCGTTCCGTCGCCCTCGTTGCCCAGGCCAAAGACGCTGGGTTGCCCATTACCGCCAGTACCCCCTGGACGCACCTGCTCTGGGATAGCAGTCACCTGAGCACCTACAACCCCTACCTGCGGTTCGACCCGCCGCTCGGTCATCCTGAAGACCGCCAGGCTCTTATTCAGGGGCTCAAAACCGGCGTGATTGACGCGATTGCCGTGGACCACCAGGCCTACACCTACGAGGAAAAAACGGTGCCGTTTCCCGTCGCGCCCCCTGGTCTGGCGGGGTTGGGAATGGCCCTGAGCTATCTCTGGGGAGGCCTGGTGGCGACCGGGCTTTTGACTCCCCTGGAACTCTGGTCCGCCCTGAGCACGAAGCCCCTGACCTGTCTCGGACTTGTTCCCACGCCCCTATTGCCAGGTCAACCCGCCGAATGCACCCTGTTTGCGCCAGACGAGACTCCTTTGCCAACGTTGCCCTTGCCCGGAACGCCCCGGGGACGCGTGCAGTGCGTCTTAACCGGAGATTAA
- a CDS encoding Crp/Fnr family transcriptional regulator, whose protein sequence is MTARRDALAPEASWREWVATALELTGKARQVRFFARYEYLPLATDGLWQVSRGVVQLTTTQESGEEVLVGLAGPGMPVGLPLTCLAAYQARALTEVYAVWLTLTELERSGALAQAVLFPLMRRLRQTEALLAITAGQRRVEDRLRHLLLLLMQEVGQPAPQGVRLTVRLTHQSLANAIGTSRVTCTRLLGRFQAQGWVTWGPDRHLVILPALPRTGDGRIEG, encoded by the coding sequence GTGACGGCGCGGCGAGATGCCTTAGCTCCGGAGGCCAGTTGGCGGGAGTGGGTGGCGACAGCCCTGGAGTTAACCGGTAAAGCCCGTCAAGTTCGGTTTTTTGCTCGTTATGAATATTTACCTCTGGCGACGGACGGCCTATGGCAGGTCAGCCGCGGGGTGGTCCAACTGACGACGACCCAGGAAAGCGGCGAAGAGGTTCTGGTGGGGTTAGCTGGGCCAGGGATGCCGGTGGGACTGCCGTTGACCTGTCTAGCGGCCTACCAGGCACGGGCGTTGACCGAGGTGTACGCCGTATGGCTGACCCTGACCGAACTGGAGCGTTCGGGAGCCCTAGCCCAGGCGGTGCTGTTTCCCTTGATGCGACGGTTGCGCCAGACCGAAGCCCTGCTGGCGATTACCGCCGGACAACGGCGGGTGGAGGACCGGTTGCGGCACTTGTTGTTGCTACTGATGCAGGAGGTGGGCCAGCCAGCACCTCAGGGGGTGCGCTTGACGGTGCGTCTGACTCACCAGAGTCTGGCCAACGCCATCGGCACCAGCCGCGTAACCTGTACCCGCTTGCTGGGGCGTTTTCAGGCCCAGGGGTGGGTCACTTGGGGACCCGACCGCCATCTGGTTATCCTGCCAGCCCTACCCCGAACGGGAGACGGTAGGATAGAAGGGTAG